The sequence GCTTCGAATGTGCAGACAAATGTACAGATCTGCCCTCGATACCACGACTGGCGATCGTTAGTACACTAGAACTGATGGAGTTGCAACGGAGCTCCAGCTCGACGATAACGTAAAACTACTGAAAACTTAAACTCAATTAGAGCAACATCTACAACAGGAAATGCGGTAGCGGTACGGCTTGGTAGTTTCGTAAGAAGAAAGGATATTTCGGATTTCAATGTATCTTGAACAGCAAAAACCTGTTTTACGCTTCGACTTTTATCTCTCTATTCTCTATATTTATtcatttcatattttcaaattcaataattaaattattttaattactatATAATATGCAATCTTTATTTCGCATCAGAGTTTGCAGATATCTTGTTCAAAAATGTTTCCCTCTCTTTCTTGTTAAAACTTCCCCTTCATTTTTTCGATTTATATCGCAGCATCCTAGTAGTGGTTGTGTTTAATTTGCTTTTCAAAAATTCGTCATAAGTATTTAActatttattgtttcatttcctcatattttgcaaagttgctcatTGCGCCAATAAGGAAAAAACAAAACACTGTTAATTATGAAAGATCGCAAGCAACACAGATGAATTAAATGCTGAAAACAAATTCTTTGTTTATTCGTACTGTACAGGAAAATGAATCAAACAGAAATAACAAAGGATCACAACTTCTAATTGTAACGGCAAAGATCCAATAATGTAAAAAGAATATGTAGGAAGCATTGGGAGGACTGATTTCAATCTTCCTAAAATAGTTTGAATGAGCATATATTTGAGGAAAACTTTACAAATTTTCAATGACATATTTCCAAAGCTGCTGACTTTTAATGGCGATTTTCTAGGCATGTTAATGGCCTAGATCAACTCGCCCCAAGTTAACTTCATATTTTTGTCACAGTTCAACGGATAACACATCTTTCTCGGTTTCGTTAGCCCtactttctatatttttattcatCTGACGCACTTCTAATTGAATGAGATAATTCGATGAATGTAAACCATGGCTACCGAGTGTTGAGTTGCGTTAAGATGAATGACTGATTCATGTATGTGAGTGTGTGTGTGAAgaatgatgtctgtttgtgtgagAGTGAATCGAATCCTGTAGGACACAACACCACGTTTCAGCTGGTGTCGCAAATTGCAAGCCATTTCGGGttgacaattttaagctaaatAAACATAAACCTTCCTATCTTCGGGCGTCCGCGCCAAATATTCACGCTCGATTAATCCCTCTATTCTCTTTTTGATAATCACCGGAGAGGGCATAAATCTGCTCTTCAGCTGTGTGGTCACATCCGATACCAGCAGATTGTGCTACGgaagaaaagaaagaatgaCTACAGTAGATGTTCGGCACAATAATTAGCAAAAGGGAAACTTCAATGGACAACTACATGAAGTTCTTTTAGATTCAACCTTCAAGAACTCGTACCGTTATATAAAGAGCAACGCCttagaaaaaagtacactgaTTGAAAAAAGTAATCCAGGAATATCCGAGTCGCGAAAGGTTAAGAATTGCATCGACTATCGACCCCCGAAAGATACTTACAGCCATTTTCTTTCGTGCTTTCATTATTCTCACGATCGCTGCTTCGATCTCATGTTTCCGGTCCTCATCCACTTTGCTGCGGGTTTCTTTACGCTCAGGTTCTGACTCACCCTTGGCTGCTACAGTTTGAATTTTAACCCTGCATTTTAAATTGAACGTTAAATAAGTATATTTTGATCATCTGGAAAACCCTTACTTGTGGAATTTAGACACAAAGGCATCATTCACGTAGAACACATTCGTCGGCTCAATGTCCTTTGATTTGGGCGTCCGCACCAACAACCTCTGCTGTTGTTTACCCATCGACAATGACTGCAACGCTCGGATCAGATCCTTTCCTGGTATGTCCGTTTCCTGTTGTATCTCGTCGTACGTCAAACGTTCACGATTGTTGAACAGCATCAGAACGCACATCTATCAAGGAACAAgcaaatttataaaaatgtgaaagggAAACCAATTTCGTATTCACCTGATAAGTTGAGAGCTGTAGGACGTGCTTTCTTGCAGCACCGAGGGACATGGTCGGAGCGGATGATCCGGCAACGACAGCAGTACTACTACAGCCACCTTCTGTAGTTTCTTTTTCCGCTTTGACTCCGTAGAATTCCGCGTTCATATAAACGGTGCCTACAATTATTAAATGATTTGTCTAAGTTTAGAGACTTTACATAAACTACAGATACCAATAATTTACCGAGTTGTGGTTGTAACGTGAGTTGCCGTCCTGAATGTTTCGCCAAGTAGAAACGTTTGAATGTTTCAAACGCCCGTCGAGGCGCTAGCGGAATATTGCAATTTGGCGTTGCAGACTGAAGTTATGAAGCATACAGAGCTTTAGAACCTTAATAATCGAATGATTACCTTAACATACCTGTGTTGGCCAGAAGCCCGTCGTGAGGATTCGAACGGACAGTTCAACACCATCCAGCGCGGAAGGATCGTTGCTGATATGGTTCTTGAATTCCTCCATCACCGTGTTAGATACCGACATATCCTTGAACATGCCTTCCAATTTTGAGGTAAATTGACAACCGCATTCAGTCTACAAGATACAGAACATGAATTATTAGACCCAACATCATTCCGGCAGTTCTAAAACCTTCGATATAATATTTCTTACCTTTAATTTGGATATCATATTCTTTTCCGAATCATCGCTGACCGATTTGTTCAGTAGCAATCGCTTCGCTAGATGCGCCTTGTAGTATCGTTCGAACACGTCCTTTTCCAACAAATATCTGAATAATACCATTGTTTTATCCAATATCGTTTCAATTTCTTGCTCAGACATCTAAAATAAAGCAATTAAACATTATTCGTTGAACCAATTTATagtaaaattttatcatcaccCCTTTGCAGCCCTTTTTCAACTTGTCGTCTATAAACAGTGACAGATACTCCGGCGATTTACTGTTCAAGTTGAGGAAATGCTCAAAATCAGACGAAATCATGTTCTTGAAGATTTTGTCATTGTTGAATGAGTGATGCAGGAAATGATCAAATCGGTCCTTCAAGTCCAACAAATTTTGCACGAACGTAATCGGATTCGTTCCACTGTCTTCTTCTTTC comes from Armigeres subalbatus isolate Guangzhou_Male chromosome 2, GZ_Asu_2, whole genome shotgun sequence and encodes:
- the LOC134213019 gene encoding cullin-3 isoform X2, which translates into the protein MSRMAQKKEGKMRIRAFPMTMDEKYVESIWSLLKNAIQEIQKKNNSGLSFEELYRNAYTMVLHKHGERLYTGLKDVVTQHLETKVRDEVLRSFNCNFLQTLNQSWNDHQTSMVMIRDILMYMDRVYVQQNDVDNVYNLGLIIFRDQVVRYGRIRDHMRETLLNMVMCERKGEAIDHIAIKNACQMLMVLGINSRWVYEEDFERPFLTQSAAFYKLESQKFLSENSASVYIRRVEARITEEAERAKLYLDESTECRIVEVVEDELIKKHMRTIVEMENSGVVYMLKNTKTEDLACMYKLFSRVNGGLKTIADCVSQHLRSMGKNLVKEEDSGTNPITFVQNLLDLKDRFDHFLHHSFNNDKIFKNMISSDFEHFLNLNSKSPEYLSLFIDDKLKKGCKGMSEQEIETILDKTMVLFRYLLEKDVFERYYKAHLAKRLLLNKSVSDDSEKNMISKLKTECGCQFTSKLEGMFKDMSVSNTVMEEFKNHISNDPSALDGVELSVRILTTGFWPTQSATPNCNIPLAPRRAFETFKRFYLAKHSGRQLTLQPQLGTVYMNAEFYGVKAEKETTEGGCSSTAVVAGSSAPTMSLGAARKHVLQLSTYQMCVLMLFNNRERLTYDEIQQETDIPGKDLIRALQSLSMGKQQQRLLVRTPKSKDIEPTNVFYVNDAFVSKFHKVKIQTVAAKGESEPERKETRSKVDEDRKHEIEAAIVRIMKARKKMAHNLLVSDVTTQLKSRFMPSPVIIKKRIEGLIEREYLARTPEDRKVYVYLA
- the LOC134213019 gene encoding cullin-3 isoform X1; protein product: MEDEPGSSKEPSVAKIPWHKSHPIWNLIFSEFPSIYMTMDEKYVESIWSLLKNAIQEIQKKNNSGLSFEELYRNAYTMVLHKHGERLYTGLKDVVTQHLETKVRDEVLRSFNCNFLQTLNQSWNDHQTSMVMIRDILMYMDRVYVQQNDVDNVYNLGLIIFRDQVVRYGRIRDHMRETLLNMVMCERKGEAIDHIAIKNACQMLMVLGINSRWVYEEDFERPFLTQSAAFYKLESQKFLSENSASVYIRRVEARITEEAERAKLYLDESTECRIVEVVEDELIKKHMRTIVEMENSGVVYMLKNTKTEDLACMYKLFSRVNGGLKTIADCVSQHLRSMGKNLVKEEDSGTNPITFVQNLLDLKDRFDHFLHHSFNNDKIFKNMISSDFEHFLNLNSKSPEYLSLFIDDKLKKGCKGMSEQEIETILDKTMVLFRYLLEKDVFERYYKAHLAKRLLLNKSVSDDSEKNMISKLKTECGCQFTSKLEGMFKDMSVSNTVMEEFKNHISNDPSALDGVELSVRILTTGFWPTQSATPNCNIPLAPRRAFETFKRFYLAKHSGRQLTLQPQLGTVYMNAEFYGVKAEKETTEGGCSSTAVVAGSSAPTMSLGAARKHVLQLSTYQMCVLMLFNNRERLTYDEIQQETDIPGKDLIRALQSLSMGKQQQRLLVRTPKSKDIEPTNVFYVNDAFVSKFHKVKIQTVAAKGESEPERKETRSKVDEDRKHEIEAAIVRIMKARKKMAHNLLVSDVTTQLKSRFMPSPVIIKKRIEGLIEREYLARTPEDRKVYVYLA